GACACCGACGTACAGCGAGAGGCCGACACCGAGCGCGAACACCGCGACGAGCGCGGCGAGCGGCTCCGTCTGAGCCTTATCCGGCGAGGACAACGTCCGTTCCCTCCCAGTCGATCCGCCTGACGACGAGCCGGTCGGCGCCCTGCCACTGTGGTTTCGCCGCCCGGGCATGCCGTACGGCTCGCTCGAACTCGGCGGGCGTCCGGAACGCCCGTTCCGGGGGGTCGCCCCTGAGTGTCGCCCGGAGTTCCGGGTCGTCGAGGACCGGGACGACAGGGCCGTAGCCGAACGCGGCGTGTTCGGTGCCGCCCGGCCCGCGAAGCGACACCGAATCCGACCCGATCCGCACCGCCTCGGCGTTCGACAGCGGATGCTTGCCGACGGCGGCGTGTTCGCTCGCGGCGACGCCGTCGACCGTCCGGGCCGCCCCCGAGGCGTCCGGCGGAACCGCAGACGGAAGGGCGGTTACGGCCCCGACGGCGGTGCTGCTGACGATCGCCAACCCGATCCAGACGTACCACGCATCCAGCGGCGGTCCGAACATGGGCGGTCTGGTCCCGTTATCAGTTATAAACCCCCGGAAACGGCCGACGTCGCGAAGACCGCGAGGAGGAACGTCACCGTCGCGGTACAGAGCGCGATGCCGACCCGGTAACCGACGGTCGCCCGGTCGAGCCCGCGCTGGAGCCCCGTCGAAAGCCCCGTCAGGACCGCCGCCATAAGGAAGACGTAGACGCCGACGGCGATTCCGAGGCCAGCCGTCTCGGGAGCGCTGCCGTTCAGCGCCTCCGTCGTCCCGACGCTGTCGGCGAGCGCGACCGTCGCGCCGCCGACGAGCGGACCGAAGAACGCCGCGGTGTTCGAAAGCGTCGACGTCACTCGGCCGAGATCCTGTTTTGCGTCCCGCTCAACGCGGCGGAGCTCGTCGAGGTGATCCGCCGTCTCGACGAGCGCCCTGCCTGCTGGCGCCCCCGTTCCGGCGGCCATGCCGAGCAACCGGGCGGTGCTCTCGGCCCGCTGGCTCGGTAGATCCTCGAGGGCGCCGTGTTCGCCGACGAACGCCGCCTCGACGCCGACGCGGAGCTGTCGCTGACGCCTGGCAGCCGAGCGGAACGCTCCGCCGACGATCCCCTCCAGCTCCCCGGCCGCGTCCGCAACCGCCTGTTCGACGGCGATCCCGTCGGAGACGCGGCGGCCGACGAGATACAGCGCATCGGAGAGCCCCGATTCTAGTTCGTCGGTCCGTTTCCGGACGGCGACCACCGGACGATACCGGACGACGAGGGCGGATCCGACCCCTACACCGACCGCGGTGAGCGCCACCGTCCATCTCGGGAGAAGCGTCCGTGCCGCGACGGCGCCGACGAGACCGGAGCCGACCCCCGCAGCGACGTACACCGCCGGACTGGACGCGACTTCGCTGTCGATCGGTGCCGGCGGGAACGCCACAGGACGGTTCGCGAGCAGCCAGCCGCTCCCGCAGAGCAGCCCAGCGGGGAGGACGAAGTCGTACACGCCGACGATCGCCGGCAGCGTCGCCTCGACGCCCGCCGCGCCCGCGGCCGGCAACACGCTGACGAGCGCGAGCGGGAGGAGGACGCCGAAGGCGTACATCGCCGTCGACGGTCCCCGGAGCGAGTCGGCGGCCTCCGTGGCACGATCCCGCGTTCCGTCCAGGATCGTCTCCATCGCGCGACCGAGCGCCCGGTCGCGCTCGCCCTCGGGGGCGTCGGCAGCGGCCTCGACGAGGGTCAGCGACCGATACAGCGCCGGGAACCGCCCGCGCCAGGCTTCGGCGAACGCACCGAGTCCAGACGCTGGCGTCCCGCGAGCGCGCCCGACGTGGTCGGCGAGGCGACTCCCGAGTCGCCCCTCCGTCCCGGCGGCGAAGGCGGCCGCTTCCTCGGCCGCGGGCGCGATCCGCATCCGAAGGACGGCGCGGCTGACGATCGTCGGTGCGGTGCCGAGCGTCCGGCTCTGTCGGGCGTTGGCGACCGCGAGAACACCACCGCGGGCGAGGACCGTCGCTCCGGAGCCGACGCCCACCGCGGCGACAAGCAGCGAGGGCCGACCCAGTCCGATCGCCACCGCCCCGAGACAGAGGCCGACGACGACTCCGACGCCGTCGGCCGCGGCGGCGAGCGTTCGAGGGTCCCCCTCGAGGAACGGCGCGACCGCCCGCATCGACGCGGGCGTCGAGTTGCGCGGCGACAACGCCGCCAGCGCACGGATCGGCCGAGCCTG
The genomic region above belongs to Natronomonas moolapensis 8.8.11 and contains:
- a CDS encoding DUF7283 family protein, with translation MFGPPLDAWYVWIGLAIVSSTAVGAVTALPSAVPPDASGAARTVDGVAASEHAAVGKHPLSNAEAVRIGSDSVSLRGPGGTEHAAFGYGPVVPVLDDPELRATLRGDPPERAFRTPAEFERAVRHARAAKPQWQGADRLVVRRIDWEGTDVVLAG
- a CDS encoding type II secretion system F family protein, which produces MALDQARPIRALAALSPRNSTPASMRAVAPFLEGDPRTLAAAADGVGVVVGLCLGAVAIGLGRPSLLVAAVGVGSGATVLARGGVLAVANARQSRTLGTAPTIVSRAVLRMRIAPAAEEAAAFAAGTEGRLGSRLADHVGRARGTPASGLGAFAEAWRGRFPALYRSLTLVEAAADAPEGERDRALGRAMETILDGTRDRATEAADSLRGPSTAMYAFGVLLPLALVSVLPAAGAAGVEATLPAIVGVYDFVLPAGLLCGSGWLLANRPVAFPPAPIDSEVASSPAVYVAAGVGSGLVGAVAARTLLPRWTVALTAVGVGVGSALVVRYRPVVAVRKRTDELESGLSDALYLVGRRVSDGIAVEQAVADAAGELEGIVGGAFRSAARRQRQLRVGVEAAFVGEHGALEDLPSQRAESTARLLGMAAGTGAPAGRALVETADHLDELRRVERDAKQDLGRVTSTLSNTAAFFGPLVGGATVALADSVGTTEALNGSAPETAGLGIAVGVYVFLMAAVLTGLSTGLQRGLDRATVGYRVGIALCTATVTFLLAVFATSAVSGGL